One Tachysurus fulvidraco isolate hzauxx_2018 chromosome 2, HZAU_PFXX_2.0, whole genome shotgun sequence DNA segment encodes these proteins:
- the ccdc50b gene encoding coiled-coil domain-containing protein 50 isoform X3 translates to MSQIDKSHLPHVYDVYQCFSVLEDGALAHSLQEQEIEEFYSSNLQKNQAVQNDVHLARRLQEEEEEEEEEEEERVQLTQQLQQLEEQDCEYARMIQEELRRCDEEAQRREEEDEKMAKRLQEEEESMIRQERAEAGHHEDRGDSLLSQGLGLWEQMMRDAELARRLQEEEDTLPQRRITETDVDFRTVQVAQDEELARYMQRQEKKSGRRSCDLFALERSPDRRGRRVTRERLNSEGLHSPVEEERSQDDQHSLIPTCTTLLAHPFHNIAEELDPTFAGRKRETRISTSSSSGIRLAPRTPHSVFYDYLPEPSAIPPSRRQADRPGRLKPKEKRESCKQQ, encoded by the exons TGTATCAGTGTTTCTCAGTGCTGGAAGATGGAGCTCTGGCTCACAGCCTTCAGGAGCAGGAGA TCGAAGAGTTCTACAGCTCCAACCTGCAGAAGAACCAGGCGGTGCAGAACGATGTCCACTTGGCTCGGAGGctacaggaggaggaggaggaggaggaggaggaggaagaggagagggtCCAACTCACACAACAGCTCCAGCAGCT GGAGGAGCAAGACTGCGAGTACGCAAGGATGATTCAGGAAGAGCTGCGGCGATGTGACGAAGAAGCTcagaggagggaggaagaggaCGAG aAGATGGCCAAACGGTTGCAGGAAGAGGAAGAATCGATGATTAGACAGGAGAGAGCTGAGGCTGGTCACCACGAGGACAGAGGAGACTCACTGCTCAGTCAGG GTTTAGGGCTCTGGGAGCAGATGATGCGGGATGCAGAACTTGCACGTAGActgcaggaggaggaggacacaCTGCCTCAACGGAGA ATCACCGAAACTGACGTGGACTTTCGTACAGTTCAAGTGGCCCAAGATGAG GAACTTGCTCGCTACATGCAGCGACAGGAGAAGAAGAGCGGCAGAAGGTCATGTGACCTGTTTGCCCTGGAGAGGTCACCTGATCGGAGAGGCAGAAGA GtgacgagagagagactgaactcCGAGGGCCTTCACTCACCTGTGGAAGAGGAACGATCTCAGGACGATCAGCACTCACTAATCCCCACATGCACTACTCT ACTCGCTCACCCGTTCCACAACATTGCGGAGGAGTTGGACCCGACGTTCGCCGGCAGGAAGCGGGAAACCAGAATCTCCACCAGCTCGTCATCGG GAATCCGCCTGGCTCCTCGGACACCTCACAGCGTTTTCTACGACTACCTTCCAGAACCTTCTGCCATCCCACCAAGCAGACGGCAGGCAGACAGACCGGGACGCCTCAAACCCAAAGAGAAACGGGAAAGCTGTAAGCAGCAGTGA
- the ccdc50b gene encoding coiled-coil domain-containing protein 50 isoform X1, producing MSQIDKSHLPHVYDVYQCFSVLEDGALAHSLQEQEIEEFYSSNLQKNQAVQNDVHLARRLQEEEEEEEEEEEERVQLTQQLQQLEEQDCEYARMIQEELRRCDEEAQRREEEDEKMAKRLQEEEESMIRQERAEAGHHEDRGDSLLSQGLGLWEQMMRDAELARRLQEEEDTLPQRRITETDVDFRTVQVAQDEELARYMQRQEKKSGRRSCDLFALERSPDRRGRRVGITSEIYYVTNSHLTLVTRERLNSEGLHSPVEEERSQDDQHSLIPTCTTLLAHPFHNIAEELDPTFAGRKRETRISTSSSSGIRLAPRTPHSVFYDYLPEPSAIPPSRRQADRPGRLKPKEKRESCKQQ from the exons TGTATCAGTGTTTCTCAGTGCTGGAAGATGGAGCTCTGGCTCACAGCCTTCAGGAGCAGGAGA TCGAAGAGTTCTACAGCTCCAACCTGCAGAAGAACCAGGCGGTGCAGAACGATGTCCACTTGGCTCGGAGGctacaggaggaggaggaggaggaggaggaggaggaagaggagagggtCCAACTCACACAACAGCTCCAGCAGCT GGAGGAGCAAGACTGCGAGTACGCAAGGATGATTCAGGAAGAGCTGCGGCGATGTGACGAAGAAGCTcagaggagggaggaagaggaCGAG aAGATGGCCAAACGGTTGCAGGAAGAGGAAGAATCGATGATTAGACAGGAGAGAGCTGAGGCTGGTCACCACGAGGACAGAGGAGACTCACTGCTCAGTCAGG GTTTAGGGCTCTGGGAGCAGATGATGCGGGATGCAGAACTTGCACGTAGActgcaggaggaggaggacacaCTGCCTCAACGGAGA ATCACCGAAACTGACGTGGACTTTCGTACAGTTCAAGTGGCCCAAGATGAG GAACTTGCTCGCTACATGCAGCGACAGGAGAAGAAGAGCGGCAGAAGGTCATGTGACCTGTTTGCCCTGGAGAGGTCACCTGATCGGAGAGGCAGAAGAGTAGGAATCACATCCGAAATATATTATGTGACAAATTCTCACTTAACACTA GtgacgagagagagactgaactcCGAGGGCCTTCACTCACCTGTGGAAGAGGAACGATCTCAGGACGATCAGCACTCACTAATCCCCACATGCACTACTCT ACTCGCTCACCCGTTCCACAACATTGCGGAGGAGTTGGACCCGACGTTCGCCGGCAGGAAGCGGGAAACCAGAATCTCCACCAGCTCGTCATCGG GAATCCGCCTGGCTCCTCGGACACCTCACAGCGTTTTCTACGACTACCTTCCAGAACCTTCTGCCATCCCACCAAGCAGACGGCAGGCAGACAGACCGGGACGCCTCAAACCCAAAGAGAAACGGGAAAGCTGTAAGCAGCAGTGA
- the ccdc50b gene encoding coiled-coil domain-containing protein 50 isoform X2, which produces MSQIDKSHLPHVYDVYQCFSVLEDGALAHSLQEQEIEEFYSSNLQKNQAVQNDVHLARRLQEEEEEEEEEEEERVQLTQQLQQLEEQDCEYARMIQEELRRCDEEAQRREEEDEMAKRLQEEEESMIRQERAEAGHHEDRGDSLLSQGLGLWEQMMRDAELARRLQEEEDTLPQRRITETDVDFRTVQVAQDEELARYMQRQEKKSGRRSCDLFALERSPDRRGRRVGITSEIYYVTNSHLTLVTRERLNSEGLHSPVEEERSQDDQHSLIPTCTTLLAHPFHNIAEELDPTFAGRKRETRISTSSSSGIRLAPRTPHSVFYDYLPEPSAIPPSRRQADRPGRLKPKEKRESCKQQ; this is translated from the exons TGTATCAGTGTTTCTCAGTGCTGGAAGATGGAGCTCTGGCTCACAGCCTTCAGGAGCAGGAGA TCGAAGAGTTCTACAGCTCCAACCTGCAGAAGAACCAGGCGGTGCAGAACGATGTCCACTTGGCTCGGAGGctacaggaggaggaggaggaggaggaggaggaggaagaggagagggtCCAACTCACACAACAGCTCCAGCAGCT GGAGGAGCAAGACTGCGAGTACGCAAGGATGATTCAGGAAGAGCTGCGGCGATGTGACGAAGAAGCTcagaggagggaggaagaggaCGAG ATGGCCAAACGGTTGCAGGAAGAGGAAGAATCGATGATTAGACAGGAGAGAGCTGAGGCTGGTCACCACGAGGACAGAGGAGACTCACTGCTCAGTCAGG GTTTAGGGCTCTGGGAGCAGATGATGCGGGATGCAGAACTTGCACGTAGActgcaggaggaggaggacacaCTGCCTCAACGGAGA ATCACCGAAACTGACGTGGACTTTCGTACAGTTCAAGTGGCCCAAGATGAG GAACTTGCTCGCTACATGCAGCGACAGGAGAAGAAGAGCGGCAGAAGGTCATGTGACCTGTTTGCCCTGGAGAGGTCACCTGATCGGAGAGGCAGAAGAGTAGGAATCACATCCGAAATATATTATGTGACAAATTCTCACTTAACACTA GtgacgagagagagactgaactcCGAGGGCCTTCACTCACCTGTGGAAGAGGAACGATCTCAGGACGATCAGCACTCACTAATCCCCACATGCACTACTCT ACTCGCTCACCCGTTCCACAACATTGCGGAGGAGTTGGACCCGACGTTCGCCGGCAGGAAGCGGGAAACCAGAATCTCCACCAGCTCGTCATCGG GAATCCGCCTGGCTCCTCGGACACCTCACAGCGTTTTCTACGACTACCTTCCAGAACCTTCTGCCATCCCACCAAGCAGACGGCAGGCAGACAGACCGGGACGCCTCAAACCCAAAGAGAAACGGGAAAGCTGTAAGCAGCAGTGA